CGAACATCGGCCTGATCAACTCGCTGTCGTGCTACGCCCGCACCAACGACTACGGCTTCCTCGAGACGCCGTACCGCAAGGTCATCGACGGCAAGGCCACCAACGAGATCGACTACCTGTCGGCGATCGAGGAAGGCAAGTACGTGATTGCGCAGGCCAATGCGCAGACCGACGACGAAGGCCGCCTGACCGACGAAATGGTCACCTGCCGCGAACACGGTGAAACCATCATCGCGACGCCGGACCGCGTCCAGTACATGGACGTGGCGCCGAGCCAGATCGTGTCGGTTGCCGCCTCGCTGATCCCGTTCCTCGAGCACGACGACGCGAACCGCGCGCTGATGGGCGCCAACATGCAGCGTCAGGCGGTGCCGGTGCTGCGCGCCGAGAAGCCGTTCGTCGGTACCGGTATCGAGCGCACCTGCGCGGTCGACTCGGGTACGGCCGTGGCCGCGCTGCGCGGCGGCATCGTCGACTATGTCGATGCCAACCGCGTCGTGGTGCGCGTGAACGACGACGAGACCCTGCCGGGCGAAACCGGCGTGGACATCTACAACCTCGTCAAGTTCACCCGTTCGAACCAGAACACCAACATCAACCAGCGTCCGGTGCTCAAGCGCGGCGACCGCATCACCAAGGGTGACGTGGTGGCCGACGGCGCATCGACCGACCTCGGCGAAATGGCGCTCGGTCAGAACATGACCATCGCCTTCATGCCGTGGAACGGCTACAACTTCGAAGACTCGATCCTGATCTCCGAGAAGGTCGTCGCCGAAGACCGCTACACCTCGATCCACATCGAAGAATTGTCGGTGATGGCGCGGGACACCAAGCTCGGTCCGGAAGAAATCACCCGCGACATCTCGAACCTGTCCGAGCGCATGCTCGGCCGTCTGGACGAGTCGGGCGTGGTCTACATCGGCGCCGAAGTCGAGGCCGGTGACGTCCTCGTCGGCAAGGTGACGCCGAAGGGCGAAACCCAGCTGACCCCGGAAGAGAAGCTGCTGCGGGCGATCTTCGGCGAGAAGGCGTCCGACGTGAAGGACACCTCGCTGCGCGTGCCGTCGGGCATGACCGGCACCGTCATCGACGTGCAGGTGTTCACCCGCGAAGGCGTCGAGCGCGACAAGCGCGCCCAGTCGATCATCGACGAGCAGCTGCGCCGTCACCGTACCGACCTGAACGACCAGCTGCGCATCGTCGAGAACGACCTGTTCGAGCGGATCGAACGGATGATCGTCGGCAAGGTCGCCAACGGCGGTCCGAAGCGTCTGGCCAAGGGCACCGAGATCAGCCACGACTACCTGGCCGATCTGCCGTCCAAGCACGACTGGTTCGACATCCGTCTGGCCGACGAGGAAAGCGCACGCCAGCTCGAAGCGATGAAGGACCTGATCGCCCAGATGAAGGGCGACTTCGACCTCAAGTTCGAAGACAAGAAGCGCAAGCTGACCCAGGGCGACGAACTGCCGCCGGGCGTGATCAAGATGGTCAAGGTCTACGTTGCGGTGAAGCGCCGCCTGCAGCCGGGCGACAAGATGGCCGGCCGTCACGGTAACAAGGGCGTGGTCTCGAAGATCCTGCCGGTGGAAGACCTGCCGTACATGGCCGACGGTTCGACCGTCGACATCGTGCTGAACCCGCTGGGCGTGCCGTCGCGGATGAACATCGGCCAGATTCTCGAAGTCCACCTCGGCTGGGCCGCGAAAGGCATCGGCCAGCGTATCGACGCGATGCTGCGCGAACAGCGCAATATCGCCGAAATGCGCCAGTACCTCGACCAGATCTACAACTGCGCCGGCAAGCAGGAAGACATCGCCGGCCTGTCGGAAGACGAAGTGGTCCAGCTCGCCAACGGCCTGCGCCGCGGCATGACGTTCGCCAGCCCGGTATTCGACGGCGCCAAGGAGACCGAGATCCATCAGATGCTGGATCTGGCCTACCCGAGTGACGACGCACGTACCCAGCTGCTCGACTTCAACAGCAGCAAGACGCAGATGCAGCTGTTCGACGGCCGCACCGGCGAGCCGTTCGAGCGCAAGGTCACCGTTGGCGTGATGCACTACCTGAAGCTGCATCACCTTGTCGACGACAAGATGCACGCGCGTTCGACCGGCCCGTACTCGCTCGTCACCCAGCAGCCGCTGGGCGGTAAGGCGCAGTTCGGTGGCCAGCGTTTCGGTGAAATGGAAGTCTGGGCACTCGAAGCGTACGGCGCGGCGTACA
This window of the Jeongeupia sp. USM3 genome carries:
- the rpoB gene encoding DNA-directed RNA polymerase subunit beta; the encoded protein is MNYSFTEKKRIRKSFAKRASVLDVPFLLATQINSYTEFLQLGVPVAERNTNGLQAAFSSIFPIESHNGNARLEFVHYVLGDPPFDVIECQQRGITFAAPLRARVRLVIMDREAAKPTVKEVKEQDVYFGEIPLMTRNGSFVINGTERVIVSQLHRSPGVFFEHDKGKTHSSGKLLFSARIIPYRGSWLDFEFDPKDLLFFRIDRRRKMPVSVLLKALGFTPEEILERFYDTDTFTIGEDGLQMSLVPERLKGEVAKFDIVASDGKVLAQKDKRITAKTIRDIQAAGITALPVPADFLYGRLLAHAVVHPETGEVLARANEEITEDLAAKLDIAGVTEMKVLYVNDLDQGAFISQSLRSDDVADEYAARVAIYRMMRPGEPPTEDSVQALFNGLFFSEDRYDLSAVGRMKFNSRAYLAPRDEKTPGWMHQFYARVGEMGLEGPGVLSVDDILAVISILVELRNGRGDVDDIDHLGNRRVRSVGELAENQFRAGLVRVERAVKERLSQAESDNLMPHDLINAKPVSAAIKEFFGSSQLSQFMDQTNPLSEITHKRRVSALGPGGLTRERAGFEVRDVHPTHYGRVCPIETPEGPNIGLINSLSCYARTNDYGFLETPYRKVIDGKATNEIDYLSAIEEGKYVIAQANAQTDDEGRLTDEMVTCREHGETIIATPDRVQYMDVAPSQIVSVAASLIPFLEHDDANRALMGANMQRQAVPVLRAEKPFVGTGIERTCAVDSGTAVAALRGGIVDYVDANRVVVRVNDDETLPGETGVDIYNLVKFTRSNQNTNINQRPVLKRGDRITKGDVVADGASTDLGEMALGQNMTIAFMPWNGYNFEDSILISEKVVAEDRYTSIHIEELSVMARDTKLGPEEITRDISNLSERMLGRLDESGVVYIGAEVEAGDVLVGKVTPKGETQLTPEEKLLRAIFGEKASDVKDTSLRVPSGMTGTVIDVQVFTREGVERDKRAQSIIDEQLRRHRTDLNDQLRIVENDLFERIERMIVGKVANGGPKRLAKGTEISHDYLADLPSKHDWFDIRLADEESARQLEAMKDLIAQMKGDFDLKFEDKKRKLTQGDELPPGVIKMVKVYVAVKRRLQPGDKMAGRHGNKGVVSKILPVEDLPYMADGSTVDIVLNPLGVPSRMNIGQILEVHLGWAAKGIGQRIDAMLREQRNIAEMRQYLDQIYNCAGKQEDIAGLSEDEVVQLANGLRRGMTFASPVFDGAKETEIHQMLDLAYPSDDARTQLLDFNSSKTQMQLFDGRTGEPFERKVTVGVMHYLKLHHLVDDKMHARSTGPYSLVTQQPLGGKAQFGGQRFGEMEVWALEAYGAAYTLQEMLTVKSDDVNGRTKVYENIVKGDHRIDAGMPESFNVLVKEIRSLGIDIDLETE